The following are encoded together in the Malaya genurostris strain Urasoe2022 chromosome 3, Malgen_1.1, whole genome shotgun sequence genome:
- the LOC131436102 gene encoding lysophospholipid acyltransferase 5, whose protein sequence is MLNLVEALANVSGASQPAIRLILSVLLAYPLGALYRKLNVSIIVKNLYIASTGIALVIFNYGFDVYHSALAVFVTYLLNAFLATSSLLVPISFCFHMGYLLIGYYFTTSETYDIKWTMPHCVLVLRLIGLAFDISDSYQKELQGKRDDKCVGKPSPLELIAFTYFPASVLVGPQFSMIRYRRFVSGQYEQHTVEAPMYSIKKFLQGAFYLIVNQVGSQFVSDSYLLSSDFEQESFFMKHIYMGLWGRFSLYKYISIWLLAEGATVLFGLTYIDAKPGEREYDSDELSGCTNIKVGIFENTSKFGHYVESFNVQTNHWVAIYVYKRLKFLNNRVLSHFGALLFLAVWHGFHSGYYVTFLMEFLVIRMEKEIEPVLLKNERLQTFLQHTMIKLAVFLLLKFYTIVFAGWCLIPFVFLSFSKWWHIYCAVRFSGILLFLLGNIFIKPLLLVILPQNKQELKKSD, encoded by the exons ATGCTAAATTTGGTCGAAGCCTTAGCCAATGTCTCCGGTGCTTCCCAGCCTGCTATTCGGCTCATACTTTCTGTTCTGTTAG CTTATCCATTGGGAGCACTTTATCGAAAACTTAATGTATCCATCATCGTGAAAAATCTATACATTGCCAGTACCGGGATTGCATTGGTCATATTCAATTATGGCTTCGATGTTTACCATAGTGCATTGGCGGTGTTTGTGACGTATCTGCTCAATGCGTTTCTCGCCACTAGCAGCCTGCTCGTTCCAATAAGTTTTTGCTTCCACATGGGTTATCTTCTTATCG GTTACTACTTTACCACATCGGAAACTTATGACATCAAGTGGACTATGCCGCACTGTGTGCTGGTGTTAAGGCTAATAGGATTAGCGTTTGATATCTCGGACAGCTACCAGAAAGAACTGCAAGGCAAAAGAGATGACAAATGCGTTGGAAAACCTTCGCCCTTGGAACTAATTGCCTTTACGTACTTCCCAGCATCGGTTCTAGTGGGACCCCAATTTTCAATGATACGGTACCGCAGATTCGTCAGTGGCCAATACGAACAGCACACCGTCGAAGCACCAATGTATTCGATTAAAAAGTTTCTACAAGGAGCTTTCTACTTGATTGTGAATCAAGTTGGATCCCAATTCGTGTCCGATTCGTATTTGCTCTCAAGTGATTTTGAACAAGAATCGTTCTTTATGAAGCACATCTACATGGGACTATGGGGTCGTTTTTCTCTATACAAGTACATCTCGATATGGTTGCTGGCCGAGGGAGCTACCGTTCTATTCG GTCTTACCTACATCGATGCTAAACCAGGCGAGCGAGAGTACGACTCGGACGAGTTGTCGGGTTGTACAAATATTAAGGtcggaatatttgaaaataccaGCAAATTTGGCCACTATGTCGAATCGTTCAACGTTCAAACCAATCACTGGGTCGCCATATATGTGTATAAGCGGttaaagtttttgaataaccgtGTGTTGAGTCACTTCGGAGCGCTCTTATTCCTGGCTGTCTGGCATGGCTTCCACAGTGGTTACTACGTTACTTTCCTTATGGAGTTTCTGGTGATCCGCATGGAAAAGGAG ATCGAACCGGTCTTGCTAAAGAATGAGCGATTGCAGACATTCCTGCAGCATACTATGATAAAGTTAGCAGTTTTCTTACTACTTAAATTTTACACAATTGTATTTGCCGGTTGGTGTTTGATTCCATTTGTATTTCTAAGCTTTTCCAAATGGTGGCATATCTATTGTGCCGTTCGATTTTCCGGAATATTACTGTTCTTGTTGGGTAATATATTTATCAAACCGTTACTTTTGGTAATATTGCCACAGAATAAGCAAGAGTTGAAAAAATCCGACTAA
- the LOC131437560 gene encoding probable Ufm1-specific protease 2, protein MTPKLKISEFVLQRIAKVSSQCSGELFGIMCRGTLTVLGFILEGKEKSRILNYSKVQNNFPTEIDLCGLIKFGPCTDAEAHLSEILQDIDITDNPVLVNCDADGEIKASLFKHGQLETISYEVVSEVELLRDYMFLRLQCSLELFCEQNEKSVSLSLFTLRKRLASGNVAFRVAGTNVLLNGGTSGSQVVGLDTEDTMESLVGLVLKTGEDTISTRGGKKKSAMNATPTEYQILNINMLVKTSKDAQDEKLTTEACNVTIDSKNGCNKIKVPLQVDFLSMLHRDTKVILCYDILVESVCRSLRLLQSSFLDQLTFYKKIHVSKCYHMLPDGLGHFLTCVYPVQDLTEEHDEFFLEKRKSLHEQFGLRTNRPFFRKANSFRFRSDESKLLFNTHIGVKRQTSTGRLSVVQGRYSYHHYMQDGFNDDGWGCAYRSLQTLISWFIYQGYADVQIPTHNDIQKCLVRVGDKPASFVGSRQWIGSTEVSMCLNEFVKVDSKIMHVSSGEDMAVKGSELAYHFETQGTPIMIGGGVLAHTILGVDFDRNEGTLKFLILDPHYTGADEIGTVLAKGWCGWKGVDFWDKKAYYNLCMPQRPHMF, encoded by the exons ATGACCCCcaagttgaaaatttcagaattcgtACTGCAG cGCATTGCTAAGGTAAGTTCTCAGTGCAGTGGGGAGCTATTTGGAATTATGTGCCGTGGAACACTAACCGTGCTGGGATTTATTTTGGAAGGAAAAGAAAAATCAAGAATACTGAACTACAGCAAAGTGCAAAACAACTTTCCGACGGAGATCGATCTGTGCGgtttgatcaaatttggtccatGTACCGATGCTGAGGCTCACTTGAGTGAGATTTTGCAGGACATAGACATCACCGACAATCCGGTGCTTGTGAATTGTGATGCCGACGGGGAGATCAAAGCTTCGTTGTTCAAACATGGTCAGCTTGAGACCATCAGCTATGAAGTTGTTAGCGAGGTGGAGTTGCTGCGAGACTACATGTTCTTAAGACTGCAGTGTAGCTTGGAACTGTTTTGtgaacaaaatgaaaaatcagTTTCGCTTAGTTTATTTACGCTCAGAAAACGGCTTGCGTCCGGAAATGTAGCATTCAGGGTCGCTGGAACAAATGTGTTACTAAACGGGGGAACCAGTGGAAGTCAGGTGGTAGGATTGGACACGGAAGACACAATGGAATCTTTGGTTGGGTTGGTATTAAAGACTGGAGAAGACACGATTTCTACGAGAGGTGGTAAGAAAAAATCTGCCATGAATGCAACTCCAACTGAGTACCAAATTCTGAACATAAATATGCTGGTTAAAACTTCAAAGGATGCTCAAGACGAAAAACTGACCACAGAAGCCTGCAATGTCACGATTGATAGCAAAAATG GTTGTAATAAAATTAAAGTGCCACTTCAAGTCGACTTTCTTAGTATGCTACATCGGGATACTAAAGTTATTCTGTGTTATGACATTCTGGTTGAAAGTGTGTGTCGATCGTTGCGCCTGCTGCAGAGTAGCTTCCTGGACCAGTTGACATTCTACAAAAAGATTCATGTGTCCAAATGCTATCATATGCTTCCGGATGGTTTGGGACATTTCCTTACCTGCGTTTATCCTGTTCAGGACTTAACTGAAGAACATG ATGAATTCTTTCTTGAAAAGCGAAAGTCTCTTCATGAACAGTTCGGCTTAAGAACTAACAGACCCTTTTTCCGGAAGGCCAACAGTTTCAGATTTCGTTCAGATGAAAGTAAACTGCTGTTCAATACACATATTGGAGTTAAAAGACAAA CAAGCACTGGACGGCTATCAGTGGTTCAGGGCCGGTACAGCTATCATCACTACATGCAAGATGGTTTCAACGACGATGGATGGGGTTGCGCGTATCGTTCTTTGCAGACATTAATTTCGTGGTTTATTTATCAAGGTTACGCAGATGTTCAGATTCCGACGCATAACGACATTCAAAAATGCTTGGTTAGAGTAGGTGATAAGCCAGCCAGTTTTGTCGGATCCCGTCAATGGATTGGTTCCACTGAAGTGTCTATGTGTTTGAATGAATTTGTCAAAGTGGATTCGAAAATAATGCATGTCAGTTCCGGGGAGGATATGGCCGTCAAGGGCTCGGAACTAGCATACCATTTCGAAACGCAAGGTACCCCAATTATGATTGGAGGAGGTGTTTTGGCACATACCATTCTAGGCGTGGATTTTGATCGGAATGAAGGtactttgaaatttttaatactAGACCCTCACTACACGGGAGCTGATGAAATTGGAACGGTGTTAGCGAAAGGATGGTGTGGTTGGAAGGGTGTCGATTTCTGGGACAAGAAAGCTTACTACAATTTGTGTATGCCACAGAGACCCCATATGTTTTAA